A region of Corynebacterium glucuronolyticum DSM 44120 DNA encodes the following proteins:
- the cysS gene encoding cysteine--tRNA ligase has translation MTFRIYDSKTRTLQDFVPVRPGHASVYLCGATVQSIPHIGHVRSGVAFDILRNWLEAKGLDTAFVRNVTNIDDKILTKAAENGRPWWEWAATHERAFNEAYRILGVTPPSIEPRATGHITEIIEYMQRIIDNGHGYAADGNVYATPATIEGYGELSGQRIDELDQGESAGTGKRDPRDFTLWKAAKPGEPSWPTPWGPGRPGWHIECTAMSTKYLGSEFDIHCGGLDLKFPHHENEIAQATAAGDKFARYWMHNGWVTMSGEKMSKSLGNVLSVPNVVELVRPVELRYYLGSAHYRSMLEYSEGALHEAAVGYRRIEDFVNSQGPVTPGTLPEQFVNALDDDLGVPAALAVVHTTVREGNAHPEKAAELAGQVRAMTAILGVDPQSETWASANSDSSDALAKLVEVHIQQRQKAREEKDWATADAVRDTLAAAGIELKDGADGTTWKVVNG, from the coding sequence GTGACTTTCCGCATTTATGATTCCAAGACACGCACGCTCCAGGACTTTGTCCCGGTTCGCCCCGGGCACGCATCTGTGTACCTGTGTGGCGCCACCGTTCAATCGATCCCGCACATCGGCCACGTCCGCAGCGGTGTTGCCTTCGATATCTTGCGGAACTGGCTGGAGGCCAAGGGGTTAGACACGGCGTTTGTCCGCAACGTCACCAATATTGATGACAAGATCCTCACCAAAGCCGCAGAAAACGGCCGCCCCTGGTGGGAGTGGGCGGCAACGCACGAGCGCGCCTTCAACGAGGCCTATCGCATCCTCGGTGTCACACCCCCATCGATCGAGCCGCGCGCCACGGGGCACATCACCGAGATTATCGAGTACATGCAGCGCATTATCGATAACGGCCACGGCTACGCCGCCGACGGCAACGTTTACGCCACCCCTGCCACCATTGAGGGCTACGGGGAGCTGTCCGGCCAGCGCATCGACGAGCTGGACCAGGGCGAATCGGCGGGCACCGGCAAGCGCGATCCGCGCGATTTCACCCTCTGGAAGGCCGCCAAGCCCGGCGAACCCTCCTGGCCCACCCCGTGGGGCCCCGGCCGCCCCGGCTGGCACATCGAGTGCACGGCCATGTCCACTAAGTACCTCGGGTCAGAGTTCGACATCCACTGCGGTGGCCTCGACCTCAAGTTCCCCCACCACGAAAACGAGATCGCCCAGGCCACCGCCGCCGGCGACAAGTTCGCCCGCTACTGGATGCACAACGGCTGGGTGACGATGTCCGGCGAGAAGATGTCCAAGTCGCTCGGCAACGTCCTCTCCGTCCCCAACGTCGTCGAGCTCGTCCGCCCGGTGGAGCTGCGCTACTACCTGGGCTCTGCACACTACCGTTCCATGCTCGAGTACTCCGAGGGTGCCCTCCACGAGGCCGCCGTCGGCTACCGCCGCATCGAGGACTTCGTCAACAGTCAGGGCCCGGTCACCCCGGGAACGCTGCCCGAGCAGTTCGTCAACGCGCTTGACGACGACCTCGGTGTCCCCGCCGCCCTCGCCGTCGTCCACACCACGGTTCGCGAGGGCAACGCCCACCCAGAGAAGGCCGCAGAGCTTGCCGGCCAGGTCCGCGCGATGACGGCCATCCTCGGCGTCGACCCGCAGTCGGAGACCTGGGCATCCGCCAATTCGGATTCTTCCGACGCATTGGCTAAGCTCGTCGAGGTTCACATCCAACAGCGCCAAAAGGCCCGCGAAGAAAAAGACTGGGCCACCGCCGACGCTGTGCGCGACACCCTCGCCGCAGCAGGCATCGAACTGAAAGACGGCGCCGACGGCACGACGTGGAAGGTAGTAAATGGTTAA
- a CDS encoding A/G-specific adenine glycosylase yields MEFDYLPLISWYRRCGRDLPWREEGTSAWAVLVSEVMSQQTPVSRVIPAWREWMDKWPTPADLAAADTADVLRSWGRLGYPRRALWLKQAAEKMEGTVPRSVDKLLELPGIGDYTARAVAAFAFGAPVPVVDVNVRRVHYRLFDATYLTPPARKGDLARITAPEPELSVALMELGALVCTATNPQCESCPLADQCAWVASDKPMPTEAEQAEKRKRVQKFAGTDRQVRGKIMALLRDADEPLASIDHAWPDAAQRSRALYSLLEDGLAEQLPDGRYCLPR; encoded by the coding sequence GTGGAATTCGACTACTTACCCCTCATTTCGTGGTACCGGCGTTGCGGCCGGGATCTCCCCTGGCGTGAAGAAGGCACGAGTGCGTGGGCAGTCCTCGTCTCCGAGGTCATGAGCCAACAGACCCCCGTCTCCCGCGTCATCCCCGCCTGGCGGGAGTGGATGGACAAGTGGCCGACCCCTGCGGATCTCGCCGCCGCGGACACCGCCGACGTGCTGCGGTCCTGGGGCCGCCTCGGGTACCCGCGGCGCGCGCTGTGGCTCAAACAGGCAGCCGAGAAGATGGAGGGTACCGTACCCCGAAGCGTCGACAAGCTCCTGGAGCTACCGGGAATCGGGGACTATACGGCAAGGGCCGTGGCGGCGTTCGCGTTCGGTGCGCCCGTGCCCGTGGTGGATGTGAACGTGAGGCGGGTGCACTACCGGCTGTTCGACGCCACCTACCTCACCCCACCCGCAAGAAAGGGGGACCTAGCACGGATTACGGCGCCAGAACCGGAGCTTTCCGTGGCGCTCATGGAACTCGGGGCGCTCGTGTGCACGGCGACGAACCCCCAATGCGAGTCCTGCCCGCTGGCTGACCAGTGCGCGTGGGTGGCGTCCGACAAGCCGATGCCGACGGAAGCCGAACAGGCAGAGAAGAGGAAGCGGGTGCAGAAGTTCGCGGGCACCGACCGGCAGGTGCGTGGCAAGATCATGGCGCTGCTGCGGGATGCCGACGAGCCACTTGCCTCCATCGACCATGCGTGGCCCGATGCGGCGCAGCGCTCCCGGGCGCTTTACAGCCTGCTGGAGGATGGTCTGGCGGAGCAGCTTCCCGACGGCCGGTACTGCCTCCCCCGCTAA
- a CDS encoding metal ABC transporter ATP-binding protein gives MHVALAHASAHPLWHDLTLEVADGEFITVLGPNGVGKSTLLRVLLGQQRLTGGSYTCDARVGYIPQQQMFPRDLPLRGVDLVRLSTRRGETKKYLDYVGAMNLATLKVGTMSGGQQQLIRQAQAFAQEPELVLADEPLLSLDSKAQRATVNRLVEHPAAVIMVTHAIAPVIDHTDRVLYIGPHGHALGTPEDVLTSEVLTRLHGHEVTVATIGGKLVIA, from the coding sequence GTGCATGTAGCCCTCGCTCACGCTAGCGCCCACCCCCTGTGGCACGACCTCACACTCGAGGTCGCTGACGGTGAATTCATCACCGTCCTTGGCCCCAACGGGGTGGGTAAATCTACTCTTCTGAGAGTCCTCCTCGGCCAGCAGCGCCTCACCGGCGGCTCGTACACGTGCGACGCGCGGGTGGGCTACATCCCCCAGCAGCAGATGTTCCCCCGGGACCTGCCGCTGCGCGGGGTGGACCTCGTGCGGCTGAGCACCCGCCGTGGAGAAACGAAGAAGTACCTCGACTACGTTGGCGCAATGAATCTCGCCACGCTGAAAGTGGGCACGATGAGCGGCGGGCAGCAACAGCTCATCCGGCAGGCGCAGGCCTTCGCCCAGGAGCCAGAGCTTGTGCTTGCCGACGAACCCCTCCTCTCCCTCGACTCGAAAGCCCAGCGTGCCACCGTCAACCGCCTGGTGGAACACCCCGCAGCCGTCATCATGGTCACCCACGCCATCGCACCCGTTATCGACCACACCGACCGCGTCCTGTACATCGGGCCGCACGGCCACGCCCTCGGCACGCCAGAGGACGTCCTCACCAGTGAGGTCCTCACCCGCCTCCACGGGCACGAGGTCACCGTCGCCACCATCGGAGGAAAGCTCGTCATCGCATGA
- the rlmB gene encoding 23S rRNA (guanosine(2251)-2'-O)-methyltransferase RlmB has translation MVKRIKGSGGQRRRGLKGKGPTPKAVDRVYHKAHKAAEAKKRSDSGRHYKPNMSDELVVGRNPVIECLHAKVPAVAMFVAIGTKNDQRLVEAVNIAASRSIPIVEVSKQKLDEMTGNGLHQGIGLQIPEYHYADLEDLITHDGMVVFLDNITDPRNLGAVIRSVAAFGADGVVIPERRSASVTAVTWRSSAGTAARVPVAKVTNMTRALKQFQEAGYQAIGLDAGGEHTHDSYDGTGPVVIVVGSEGKGLSRLVKETCDTIVTIPMEGWVESLNASVAAGVVLAEFARQRRNKAAAAVAEEQ, from the coding sequence ATGGTTAAGAGGATTAAGGGCTCCGGCGGACAGCGCCGGCGTGGACTAAAAGGCAAGGGGCCGACCCCGAAGGCCGTCGATCGCGTCTACCACAAGGCCCACAAGGCGGCCGAGGCGAAGAAGCGGTCCGATTCCGGCCGCCACTACAAGCCAAATATGTCCGATGAGCTCGTCGTCGGCCGTAACCCCGTCATCGAGTGCCTGCACGCCAAGGTGCCCGCCGTCGCCATGTTCGTCGCCATCGGCACGAAGAATGACCAGCGTCTTGTCGAGGCCGTGAACATCGCCGCTTCCCGCTCCATCCCGATCGTCGAAGTGTCCAAGCAGAAGCTGGACGAGATGACGGGCAACGGCCTCCACCAGGGCATTGGCCTGCAAATCCCCGAGTATCACTACGCGGACCTCGAAGACCTCATCACCCACGACGGCATGGTTGTCTTCCTCGACAACATCACCGACCCCCGCAACCTCGGCGCCGTTATCCGCTCCGTGGCGGCCTTCGGTGCCGACGGTGTTGTCATCCCCGAGCGTCGCTCCGCCTCCGTCACGGCCGTGACGTGGCGCAGCTCCGCCGGAACCGCAGCCCGCGTGCCGGTGGCCAAGGTCACCAACATGACGCGCGCCCTGAAGCAGTTCCAAGAGGCCGGCTACCAGGCGATCGGCCTCGATGCTGGCGGTGAGCACACCCATGACTCCTACGACGGCACGGGCCCCGTGGTCATCGTCGTCGGCTCCGAGGGCAAGGGACTGTCCCGCCTGGTGAAGGAGACATGCGACACGATCGTCACCATCCCGATGGAGGGTTGGGTCGAGTCCCTCAACGCCTCCGTGGCAGCTGGTGTGGTGTTGGCAGAGTTCGCCCGCCAGAGGCGCAACAAAGCGGCTGCAGCCGTAGCAGAAGAGCAATAA
- the ispD gene encoding 2-C-methyl-D-erythritol 4-phosphate cytidylyltransferase, with amino-acid sequence MEMRIYALVAAAGKGTRLGADLPKAYVSLRGRTLLERSVAAIETAEVADEILVIIHPEMEDYARRVLDGHDITFVHGGAERFDSVAQGLKAIPDADGVVLIHDAARALTPPGLIARVARAVLEGNEAVIPTIPVADTIKVVKDHAVIDTPDRSTLRAVQTPQGFNLAALRAANEEFFAHPFDATDDASIMEHAGHTVTTVTGDPMAFKITTPIDLLLAEHIAGEAEETVFEVPSETTETP; translated from the coding sequence ATGGAGATGAGGATCTACGCTCTGGTCGCCGCCGCAGGAAAGGGCACCCGGCTGGGAGCCGACTTGCCCAAGGCCTACGTTTCCTTGCGTGGACGGACGCTGCTCGAGCGCTCCGTCGCGGCGATCGAGACGGCCGAGGTTGCCGACGAGATCCTCGTCATCATTCACCCCGAGATGGAGGACTACGCGCGTCGTGTCCTCGACGGCCACGACATCACGTTTGTGCACGGTGGTGCCGAGCGTTTCGACTCCGTCGCCCAAGGCCTCAAGGCCATACCTGATGCCGACGGCGTCGTCCTCATCCACGATGCCGCCCGTGCGCTCACCCCGCCGGGGCTCATTGCTCGCGTCGCCCGCGCCGTCCTCGAGGGTAACGAGGCGGTCATTCCGACGATCCCGGTCGCCGATACGATCAAGGTGGTCAAGGACCACGCCGTTATCGACACCCCGGATCGTTCCACGCTGCGCGCCGTTCAGACCCCGCAGGGCTTCAACCTCGCTGCCCTCCGCGCCGCCAACGAGGAATTCTTCGCCCACCCCTTCGACGCCACCGACGATGCCTCCATCATGGAGCACGCCGGCCATACAGTGACCACTGTCACCGGCGACCCGATGGCCTTCAAGATCACCACGCCCATCGACCTCCTGCTCGCCGAGCACATCGCCGGCGAGGCGGAGGAGACAGTTTTCGAGGTCCCCAGTGAAACTACAGAAACTCCCTAG
- the ispF gene encoding 2-C-methyl-D-erythritol 2,4-cyclodiphosphate synthase → MKLQKLPRTGIGFDAHRIEPGKPCMIACLSFPADDGCEGHSDGDLVAHALVDALLSASHLGDLGSFVGVDLPETKGISGTALLKAARAKLEQEGVTIGNVACQLVGQTPKMGPRRAEAEAAIEKILGCPVSISATTTDHMGFTGSGEGRAAVATALVY, encoded by the coding sequence GTGAAACTACAGAAACTCCCTAGAACCGGCATCGGCTTCGACGCCCACCGCATCGAACCCGGCAAGCCCTGCATGATCGCCTGCCTATCCTTCCCCGCCGACGACGGCTGTGAGGGCCACTCCGACGGGGATCTCGTCGCCCATGCGCTTGTCGACGCCCTGTTGTCCGCATCCCACCTAGGAGACCTCGGTTCGTTCGTCGGTGTGGACCTCCCGGAAACGAAAGGCATTTCTGGTACTGCTTTGCTCAAGGCTGCTCGAGCAAAGCTCGAGCAGGAGGGGGTCACCATCGGTAACGTCGCCTGCCAGCTCGTGGGTCAAACCCCAAAGATGGGGCCGCGCCGAGCGGAGGCGGAAGCCGCGATAGAGAAGATTCTCGGCTGCCCCGTGTCCATCTCCGCAACGACGACGGACCACATGGGCTTTACCGGCTCCGGTGAGGGGAGAGCTGCGGTAGCGACTGCGCTCGTCTACTAG
- a CDS encoding carbonic anhydrase — MTPNEAWNALEEGNTRFAESKVTAPHRDEPRRAELVEGQKPFACVLACSDSRVPVELIFDQGLGDIFVIRTAGEVVDMGVLASLEFAVEGLGVDIVVVLGHESCGAVGATKKALEGGGIPDGFQRVLVEDIAPSLFAARDEGKTTAKDYEERHVVETVSQILSRCPKIREAADAGDCAVVGARYELGSGRVTRLV; from the coding sequence ATGACACCAAATGAAGCGTGGAATGCGCTGGAAGAGGGAAATACTAGATTCGCTGAGTCCAAGGTCACGGCACCGCACCGCGATGAGCCGCGGCGGGCGGAGCTCGTGGAAGGCCAGAAGCCATTCGCGTGCGTTTTGGCCTGTTCGGATTCGCGGGTACCGGTGGAGCTCATCTTTGACCAGGGGCTGGGCGACATTTTCGTCATCCGCACCGCCGGCGAGGTCGTAGACATGGGCGTGCTTGCCTCCCTCGAGTTTGCCGTCGAGGGGCTCGGCGTGGATATCGTTGTCGTGCTCGGGCACGAGTCCTGTGGCGCCGTCGGTGCGACGAAGAAGGCGCTGGAAGGTGGGGGCATTCCCGACGGCTTCCAGCGCGTGTTGGTGGAAGACATCGCGCCGAGCCTCTTCGCCGCCCGCGACGAGGGCAAGACAACCGCCAAGGACTACGAGGAACGCCACGTGGTGGAGACCGTCAGCCAGATCCTGTCGCGCTGCCCGAAGATCCGTGAGGCTGCAGATGCCGGGGACTGCGCCGTTGTCGGCGCGCGCTACGAGCTCGGCAGCGGCCGGGTGACACGCCTGGTTTAG
- a CDS encoding CarD family transcriptional regulator, whose amino-acid sequence MEFNVGDIVVYPHHGAAEVAKTEQREHKGEMTDFLVLKILHSDLVVRVPVANAEYVGVRDVVGKEGLEKVFGMLRETDVEEAGNWSRRYKANQERLASGDVNKVAEVVRDLWRRDQDRGLSAGEKRMLAKARQILVGELALAGPVDDKLADDFEARLTEELNRQREARAPKLASELEPEEADIDLDDIDFDDE is encoded by the coding sequence ATGGAATTCAACGTCGGGGATATTGTTGTCTACCCGCACCACGGCGCCGCTGAGGTCGCAAAGACGGAGCAGCGTGAGCACAAGGGGGAGATGACAGATTTCCTGGTCTTGAAGATTCTCCACTCCGACCTCGTGGTTCGCGTCCCCGTCGCCAACGCCGAGTACGTCGGTGTGCGCGATGTCGTGGGCAAGGAAGGCCTGGAGAAGGTCTTCGGCATGCTGCGTGAGACGGACGTGGAAGAGGCCGGCAACTGGTCCCGTCGCTATAAGGCGAACCAGGAGCGCCTGGCGTCTGGCGACGTGAACAAGGTTGCCGAAGTCGTTCGTGACCTGTGGCGCCGCGATCAGGATCGTGGGCTTTCCGCTGGCGAGAAGCGCATGCTGGCCAAGGCTCGTCAGATCCTCGTCGGGGAGCTTGCGCTTGCTGGTCCTGTCGACGATAAGCTTGCCGACGATTTCGAGGCGCGCCTCACCGAGGAGCTGAACCGTCAGCGTGAGGCACGCGCCCCCAAGCTCGCCTCCGAGCTGGAGCCAGAAGAGGCCGACATCGACCTCGACGATATCGATTTCGACGACGAGTAA
- a CDS encoding metal ABC transporter solute-binding protein, Zn/Mn family has translation MKRFSIACACALLALTGCSSTNEAETSHEEGISLVATTSVWADVAAAVAGDGTHVTPIISGKDVDPHSFEPVASDMAALERADIIVANGGGYDAWAYANLDADQKANVVSPLPLTPHGEESGAHQHGDAENGEEEHHHHHEHGSEHVWYDPHAIEHVMNDVAKKITELGGTATVEEATAKAEALEKDVAELPAGTVMQTEPIADSIIEDSDLTDITPAAFRDTTLKESEPSAAALDEFLTTLSSGKVDVLIFNPSTATDTSKRIRETAERSHVKIVEIAEVPPQGTNFLDYFDTRLTALKEALS, from the coding sequence ATGAAACGTTTTTCAATAGCGTGCGCGTGCGCGCTCCTCGCCCTCACCGGCTGCTCCTCCACCAACGAGGCAGAAACAAGCCACGAGGAGGGCATCTCCCTCGTCGCCACCACCTCCGTCTGGGCGGATGTCGCAGCTGCGGTAGCCGGAGACGGCACACACGTCACCCCCATTATTAGCGGGAAAGACGTTGACCCGCATTCCTTCGAGCCCGTCGCCAGCGATATGGCTGCTCTCGAGCGCGCCGACATCATCGTCGCCAACGGTGGTGGCTACGATGCGTGGGCGTACGCAAACCTGGATGCGGACCAGAAGGCGAATGTTGTGTCGCCGCTCCCCCTCACCCCCCACGGAGAGGAAAGTGGCGCTCACCAGCACGGGGACGCTGAAAACGGGGAGGAGGAACACCACCACCATCACGAGCATGGCTCGGAGCACGTGTGGTACGACCCGCACGCCATCGAGCATGTCATGAACGACGTGGCTAAGAAGATCACCGAACTCGGCGGCACCGCGACCGTCGAGGAGGCAACTGCCAAGGCGGAGGCCCTGGAGAAGGACGTCGCGGAGCTTCCTGCTGGGACGGTCATGCAGACTGAGCCGATTGCCGATTCCATCATCGAGGATTCCGACCTCACCGACATCACCCCGGCGGCGTTTAGGGATACCACGCTGAAAGAGTCAGAGCCGTCGGCCGCAGCGCTCGACGAGTTCCTCACCACGCTCAGCTCCGGAAAGGTCGACGTGCTCATTTTCAACCCGTCGACAGCGACGGATACGAGCAAGCGGATCCGCGAGACTGCTGAAAGGTCACACGTTAAAATAGTGGAGATCGCCGAGGTTCCGCCGCAAGGCACGAACTTCCTCGATTACTTCGATACCCGCCTCACCGCCCTGAAAGAAGCCCTCTCCTAA
- the radA gene encoding DNA repair protein RadA, which translates to MAKKQKSVHVCTECGYSTPKWLGRCPECGAWGTLEEQAVATSPSGSRSGQARTIQALTPTSPATPITKVKGATAKAVPTGIGELDRVLGAGIVKGSVVLLAGEPGVGKSTLLLEVASRWASLGRTALYVTAEESAGQVRMRAERTGALHDTLFLAAESNLDVVAGHFNQVKPSLVIVDSVQTMHAPGVEGVAGGVAQSRAVTAQLTALAKTTGIPLLLVGHVTKDGNVAGPRVLEHLVDVVLNFEGDANSNLRMLRGIKNRFGATDEVGCFEQQSDGIKEVEDPSGLFLSHRDATPDGTAVTVAMDGVRPMLAEVQALMVETQTKNPRRQVTGLDYNRVPMVLAVLQSRAGVKTSDKDAYVATVGGMKIKEPATDLAVALATASAMKKTSLPARLVVLGEVGLAGEIRRVPNITRRLQEAARLGYKMAIIPAGDKPKVAGMGVRQVATLTEALKILR; encoded by the coding sequence GTGGCGAAGAAGCAGAAAAGCGTGCATGTGTGCACGGAGTGCGGGTATTCAACACCGAAGTGGCTGGGGCGCTGCCCCGAGTGCGGCGCGTGGGGAACCCTCGAGGAGCAGGCCGTGGCTACGAGCCCGTCCGGCTCCCGCTCCGGGCAGGCGCGCACGATCCAGGCGCTCACCCCCACCTCGCCTGCGACCCCCATCACGAAGGTGAAGGGTGCAACCGCAAAGGCCGTCCCCACCGGCATCGGGGAGCTGGACCGCGTGCTGGGTGCCGGGATTGTCAAGGGGTCCGTTGTTCTCCTTGCCGGGGAACCGGGTGTGGGCAAGTCCACGCTGCTGCTGGAGGTCGCCAGCCGCTGGGCATCGCTTGGGCGCACCGCCCTGTACGTGACCGCCGAGGAGTCGGCGGGGCAGGTGCGGATGCGTGCGGAACGCACGGGCGCGCTGCACGACACGCTGTTCCTCGCCGCCGAGTCGAACCTCGATGTGGTTGCGGGGCATTTCAACCAGGTGAAGCCCTCGCTTGTGATCGTGGACTCCGTGCAGACGATGCACGCCCCGGGGGTGGAGGGCGTTGCCGGCGGTGTCGCCCAATCCCGCGCCGTCACGGCGCAGCTTACTGCGCTGGCAAAGACGACGGGCATCCCGCTGCTGCTTGTTGGCCATGTGACCAAGGACGGCAACGTCGCCGGCCCCCGCGTCCTCGAACACCTCGTCGATGTTGTGCTCAACTTTGAGGGCGACGCGAACTCCAACCTGCGAATGCTCCGTGGCATCAAGAACCGCTTCGGCGCCACCGACGAGGTTGGCTGCTTTGAGCAGCAATCCGACGGCATCAAGGAGGTTGAGGATCCCAGTGGCCTGTTCCTCTCCCACCGGGATGCCACCCCCGACGGCACCGCCGTTACCGTCGCCATGGACGGTGTGCGCCCCATGCTCGCTGAGGTACAGGCCCTCATGGTGGAGACGCAGACCAAGAATCCCCGCCGCCAGGTCACCGGCCTCGACTATAACCGGGTGCCAATGGTGCTGGCTGTGCTGCAATCCCGCGCCGGTGTGAAGACCTCCGATAAGGATGCCTACGTGGCAACCGTCGGTGGCATGAAGATTAAGGAGCCCGCCACCGACCTCGCCGTCGCGCTGGCCACCGCCTCGGCGATGAAGAAGACGAGCCTGCCCGCCCGCCTCGTTGTCCTTGGGGAGGTGGGCCTTGCCGGTGAGATCCGGCGCGTGCCCAACATCACCCGCAGGCTCCAGGAGGCCGCCCGCCTGGGTTACAAAATGGCGATCATTCCCGCAGGTGATAAGCCAAAAGTGGCGGGTATGGGGGTAAGGCAGGTCGCCACGCTCACCGAGGCCCTGAAAATCCTGCGCTAG
- a CDS encoding LacI family DNA-binding transcriptional regulator, which produces MATVAAHVGVSVATVSNAYNNPTQLSPATRRRILTAAKKLGYRGPNATARSLRTQKTGNIGVLFTDDLTYAFEDKASVDFLAGMAEASYGTNYALTLVPAFGETLAPAELIGRTAVDGFAVYSVGERDPYLAEVLRHHLPVVVCDQPYCPENVPFVGIDDHAAIAPAAQALVDAGHTRPGIVCIRLDRERHDGLVSSSRLGNATHHVQRSRVQGALEVFHAAGIYDVPIIERYINNKHTAVSATRELLELFPDRDAICCTTDSLALGAYACTGGRLAVTGFDGVEEAVNLGITTVDQHNKRKGAEVGKMLNALIAGAPARHAVLPTEFIPGRTAGIRRDL; this is translated from the coding sequence ATGGCCACGGTCGCGGCCCACGTCGGCGTATCTGTTGCCACCGTATCCAACGCCTACAACAACCCCACGCAGCTCAGCCCCGCGACGAGGCGGCGTATCCTCACGGCAGCGAAAAAACTCGGCTACCGCGGCCCCAACGCCACCGCACGCAGCCTCCGCACACAAAAGACGGGCAACATCGGTGTCCTGTTTACCGACGACCTCACCTACGCCTTCGAGGACAAAGCCTCCGTCGACTTCCTCGCCGGCATGGCGGAGGCAAGCTACGGCACCAACTACGCACTCACCCTCGTGCCAGCCTTCGGCGAGACGCTGGCACCTGCAGAACTCATTGGGCGCACCGCCGTCGATGGGTTCGCCGTGTATTCGGTGGGGGAGCGCGACCCGTACCTTGCCGAGGTGCTCCGCCACCACCTACCGGTTGTAGTGTGTGACCAGCCATATTGTCCGGAAAACGTGCCGTTTGTGGGGATCGATGACCATGCCGCCATTGCGCCGGCGGCGCAGGCGCTCGTGGACGCAGGCCACACGCGTCCGGGGATCGTGTGCATCCGCTTGGATCGGGAGCGTCACGACGGTCTTGTCAGTTCCTCCCGCCTGGGAAACGCCACCCACCACGTGCAGCGCTCGCGGGTGCAGGGGGCATTAGAGGTGTTCCACGCCGCAGGTATCTACGATGTTCCGATCATCGAGCGCTACATCAACAACAAGCACACGGCGGTCAGCGCCACACGCGAGCTGCTCGAACTCTTCCCCGACCGTGACGCGATTTGTTGTACGACAGATTCGCTTGCTCTTGGGGCCTACGCGTGCACCGGTGGCAGGCTGGCCGTCACCGGTTTCGATGGGGTGGAGGAGGCGGTCAATCTGGGAATTACAACTGTTGATCAGCATAACAAGCGCAAGGGGGCGGAGGTGGGGAAGATGCTCAATGCGCTGATTGCTGGCGCGCCTGCGCGCCACGCCGTGTTGCCGACAGAGTTTATTCCTGGGCGGACCGCAGGGATTCGACGAGATCTGTGA
- a CDS encoding metal ABC transporter permease: MISQTIDLLSVGFVQTGLIAAALLGLMSGIIAPLIVMRGMSFAVHGTSELALMGASAALLFGFNVNAGAVIGSVIAAILLALFQGGSHHDSVVGVIMSFGLGLSVLFIYLYPGNSKAAMSLLTGQIVGVSSTSAWILGLVALVVIATVAVFFRQLLFTSVDPVMAAATGLNLRAYAVLFAVLVGLAAAQSVQIVGALLVMALLITPGAAACAVTSNPRVTIALSTAFALVAAVGGFVLSLAPGLPVSVFVTTISFVIYLVCRLVGWQRKKALRKTE; encoded by the coding sequence ATGATTTCTCAAACAATTGACCTGCTCAGCGTAGGATTCGTGCAAACAGGTCTGATCGCCGCTGCCCTCCTCGGCCTCATGAGCGGCATCATCGCGCCGCTCATCGTCATGCGTGGCATGAGCTTCGCTGTCCACGGCACGAGCGAACTCGCCCTCATGGGTGCCTCCGCCGCCCTTCTCTTCGGCTTCAACGTCAACGCCGGTGCCGTCATCGGCTCCGTCATCGCCGCCATCCTCCTGGCGCTCTTCCAAGGCGGATCCCACCATGACAGCGTCGTCGGCGTGATCATGAGCTTCGGGCTCGGGCTTTCCGTGCTGTTCATTTACCTGTATCCGGGGAACTCGAAGGCAGCGATGTCTCTCCTCACCGGGCAGATTGTGGGCGTATCCAGCACGTCTGCGTGGATTTTGGGGCTAGTGGCGTTGGTCGTCATCGCGACGGTGGCGGTGTTTTTCCGGCAGCTGCTGTTCACGTCGGTAGACCCGGTCATGGCCGCGGCAACGGGGCTGAACCTGCGCGCCTACGCTGTGCTGTTTGCCGTCCTCGTCGGCTTGGCGGCAGCACAGTCGGTACAGATCGTGGGGGCTTTGCTTGTCATGGCGCTTTTGATCACTCCGGGGGCCGCCGCCTGCGCGGTGACGAGCAACCCGCGGGTAACGATCGCCCTGTCGACGGCGTTTGCGCTTGTCGCAGCCGTCGGCGGGTTTGTTCTGTCGCTCGCGCCAGGACTGCCCGTCAGCGTGTTCGTGACGACGATCAGTTTTGTTATTTACCTCGTCTGCAGGCTCGTGGGGTGGCAGCGGAAAAAGGCACTGCGCAAAACTGAGTGA